From the Lathyrus oleraceus cultivar Zhongwan6 chromosome 4, CAAS_Psat_ZW6_1.0, whole genome shotgun sequence genome, one window contains:
- the LOC127135039 gene encoding plasma membrane ATPase 4, whose product MAANKSITLEEIKNETVDLEHIPVEEVFEQLKCTKEGLSSEEGANRLQIFGPNKLEEKKESKVLKFLGFMWNPLSWVMEAAALMAIGLANGDGKPPDWQDFVGIVCLLVINSTISFIEENNAGNAAAALMAGLAPKTKVLRDGKWSEQEAAILVPGDIISIKLGDIVPADARLLEGDPLKIDQSALTGESLPVTRSPGQEVFSGSTCKQGEIEAVVIATGVHTFFGKAAHLVDSTNQVGHFQKVLTAIGNFCICSIAVGMLAEIIVMYPIQHRKYRDGIDNLLVLLIGGIPIAMPTVLSVTMAIGSHRLSQQGAITKRMTAIEEMAGMDVLCSDKTGTLTLNKLSVDKNLIEVFEKGVDKEHVMLLAARASRIENQDAIDAAIVGTLADPKEARAGVREIHFLPFNPVDKRTALTYIDSNGNWHRASKGAPEQIMNLCNLREDAKRNIHAIIDKFAERGLRSLAVSRQEVPEKTKESAGGPWQFVGLLSLFDPPRHDSAETIRRALHLGVNVKMITGDQLAIAKETGRRLGMGTNMYPSATLLGQDKDASIAALPVEELIEKADGFAGVFPEHKYEIVKKLQERKHICGMTGDGVNDAPALKKADIGIAVADATDAARGASDIVLTEPGLSVIISAVLTSRAIFQRMKNYTIYAVSITIRIVFGFMFIALIWKFDFSPFMVLIIAILNDGTIMTISKDRVVPSPLPDSWKLNEIFATGIVLGGYLALMTVIFFWAIKENKFFPDKFGVRHLNHDEMMSALYLQVSIVSQALIFVTRSRGWSFLERPGALLVIAFLIAQLIATLIAVYANWGFAKVQGIGWGWAGVIWLYSIVFYIPLDVMKFAIRYILSGKAWNNLLDNKTAFTTKKDYGKEEREAQWAHAQRTLHGLQPPESSGIFNEKSSYRELSEIAEQAKRRAEVARLRELHTLKGHVESVVKLKGLDIDTIQQHYTV is encoded by the exons ATGGCGGCCAACAAATCCATCACCCTCGAAGAAATCAAGAACGAGACCGTTGATCTG GAACATATTCCCGTTGAGGAAGTGTTTGAGCAATTGAAATGTACCAAAGAAGGTTTGTCCTCGGAGGAAGGAGCCAATCGGCTTCAGATATTTGGACCAAACAAGCTAGAGGAGAAAAAG GAAAGCAAGGTTCTCAAGTTTCTTGGGTTCATGTGGAATCCTCTGTCATGGGTCATGGAAGCTGCAGCTTTGATGGCAATTGGTCTTGCAAATGGTGACGGAAAGCCTCCGGATTGGCAAGATTTTGTCGGTATTGTTTGCTTGTTGGTGATCAACTCCACTATCAGTTTCATTGAAGAAAATAATGCTGGTAATGCCGCTGCAGCCCTTATGGCTGGTCTTGCTCCTAAGACAAAG GTTCTTAGGGATGGTAAATGGTCTGAGCAGGAAGCTGCAATTTTAGTCCCTGGAGACATCATCAGCATCAAACTAGGTGATATTGTTCCAGCTGATGCTCGTCTTCTTGAAGGTGATCCTTTAAAGATTGATCAGTCTGCTTTGACTGGAGAATCACTTCCTGTGACTAGAAGTCCTGGGCAAGAAGTTTTCTCTGGCTCAACTTGTAAACAAGGTGAAATTGAAGCTGTTGTCATTGCAACTGGTGTCCACACATTTTTCGGGAAAGCAGCTCACCTTGTGGACAGTACAAACCAAGTTGGACATTTCCAGAAGGTGCTTACCGCAATTGGAAACTTCTGTATCTGTTCCATTGCAGTTGGTATGTTGGCTGAGATCATAGTCATGTACCCAATTCAGCACCGCAAGTACAGAGACGGAATTGACAACCTTTTGGTCCTTTTGATCGGAGGAATTCCTATTGCTATGCCCACTGTGTTGTCTGTAACTATGGCCATTGGTTCACACAGGCTCTCTCAGCAAGGAGCTATTACCAAGCGTATGACTGCTATTGAAGAAATGGCTGGTATGGATGTACTTTGCAGTGACAAGACTGGTACACTTACACTTAACAAGCTGAGTGTTGACAAGAACTTGATTGAGGTCTTTGAAAAGGGTGTGGACAAGGAACATGTTATGCTTCTTGCTGCAAGGGCTTCCAGGATTGAAAACCAGGATGCCATAGATGCCGCCATTGTTGGAACTCTAGCTGATCCAAAAGAG GCAAGGGCTGGAGTAAGAGAGATTCATTTCTTACCATTCAATCCCGTGGATAAGAGAACTGCCTTGACTTACATTGATAGCAATGGAAATTGGCACCGTGCAAGCAAAGGTGCTCCAGAGCAG ATCATGAACCTGTGTAACCTTAGGGAAGATGCAAAGCGGAACATCCATGCTATTATTGACAAGTTTGCAGAGAGAGGTCTTCGTTCTCTTGCTGTTTCTAGACAG GAGGTTCCTGAGAAAACTAAAGAAAGTGCTGGTGGTCCTTGGCAGTTTGTTGGTTTGTTGTCACTGTTTGACCCACCTAGGCATGACAGTGCTGAAACTATTCGGAGAGCTCTTCATCTTGGTGTCAATGTTAAGATGATTACTG GTGATCAACTTGCCATAGCAAAGGAGACTGGGAGGAGACTTGGGATGGGAACTAATATGTACCCATCTGCTACCTTGCTTGGACAAGACAAAGATGCGAGTATTGCTGCACTTCCAGTTGAAGAGCTGATTGAGAAGGCAGATGGATTTGCTGGGGTATTTCCAG AGCACAAATATGAAATTGTAAAGAAGTTGCAAGAAAGGAAACACATTTGTGGAATGACTGGAGATGGTGTCAACGATGCTCCAGCTTTGAAGAAGGCCGATATTGGAATCGCTGTTGCCGATGCTACGGATGCCGCAAGAGGTGCTTCTGATATTGTCCTCACAGAACCTGGATTGAGTGTTATCATCAGTGCAGTCTTAACTAGTAGGGCTATTTTCCAAAGGATGAAAAACTACACGATCTATGCAGTATCTATCACTATCCGTATAGTGTTTGGCTTCATGTTCATTGCACTGATATGGAAATTTGACTTCTCACCTTTCATGGTCTTGATTATTGCCATTCTTAATGATGGAACAATCATGACAATTTCAAAAGATAGGGTGGTTCCATCTCCCTTACCCGATAGCTGgaaattgaatgaaatatttGCTACTGGGATTGTTCTTGGAGGTTATTTAGCTCTGATGACCGTAATATTCTTCTGGGCaattaaagaaaataaattcTTCCCTGACAAATTTGGAGTTAGGCACCTGAATCATGATGAAATGATGTCTGCTTTGTATCTTCAAGTCAGTATAGTTAGCCAGGCTTTGATATTTGTGACCCGTTCTCGTGGTTGGTCGTTTCTTGAACGCCCTGGAGCCCTATTAGTCATTGCTTTCCTCATTGCTCAGCTGATTGCTACATTAATAGCAGTATATGCCAACTGGGGATTTGCAAAGGTACAGGGAATTGGTTGGGGTTGGGCAGGAGTAATCTGGCTCTACAGTATTGTCTTCTATATTCCACTCGACGTGATGAAATTTGCCATCCGCTACATATTGAGTGGCAAGGCTTGGAACAATCTCCTAGACAACAAGACTGCCTTCACCACCAAGAAAGACTACGGAAAAGAGGAGAGGGAAGCTCAATGGGCACACGCTCAGAGGACTCTACATGGACTTCAACCACCAGAGAGTTCTGGTATTTTCAACGAGAAGAGCAGTTACAGGGAACTCTCTGAGATTGCCGAGCAGGCCAAGAGAAGAGCCGAAGTTGCAAGGCTTCGCGAGCTGCACACACTGAAAGGGCATGTTGAGTCTGTGGTGAAGCTAAAAGGTTTGGACATTGATACCATCCAGCAGCACTACACTGTGTGA